A window of the Pelagicoccus albus genome harbors these coding sequences:
- a CDS encoding ComF family protein, with the protein MHCEHLTPEFGQGWSIALFRGPLRELIYALKYKDGFWALRDIRVLAKSATGLEEYIGEASLVPVPLHPRKQRERGYNQSQLLVKELVSLFPRSRQSDLLERSVDTVSQTQFDRKQRIRNLKNAFSLCRNRAIDPAQRYIIVDDVFTTGSTVNACSAVLRRAGARAVDVLTIGHG; encoded by the coding sequence ATGCATTGTGAGCATTTGACTCCTGAGTTTGGCCAAGGCTGGTCGATCGCTTTGTTTCGAGGACCCTTGCGGGAGCTCATCTACGCTCTTAAATACAAAGACGGATTCTGGGCCCTGAGGGATATTCGAGTCCTAGCGAAATCCGCTACCGGATTGGAGGAGTATATCGGAGAGGCATCTTTGGTGCCGGTGCCTTTGCATCCGAGGAAGCAACGCGAGAGGGGGTACAACCAGAGCCAACTGCTTGTAAAAGAGCTCGTCTCACTCTTTCCCAGATCCCGACAGAGCGATTTGTTGGAACGCTCGGTCGACACGGTTTCGCAAACTCAATTCGATCGGAAACAGAGAATTCGTAACCTCAAAAATGCCTTTTCTTTGTGCCGAAACCGTGCCATAGACCCCGCCCAACGCTATATTATCGTCGACGATGTCTTTACCACAGGTTCCACTGTCAATGCTTGCTCAGCCGTTTTGCGGAGAGCGGGAGCTCGTGCGGTAGACGTTTTGACAATCGGGCACGGTTAG
- a CDS encoding TIGR01777 family oxidoreductase: MRFEKRSEMPASSQELFDWHARPGAFERLTPPWQGAEIISEDPGFSEGKEVKLKVSTPIGKRPWLARHTSCIAGEEFTDEQIAGPFKSWKHRHQFRYIDDQKSELIDSIDFEMPVGSLGETIARRQLEKMFDYRHWVTARDLRLKASLPNFKPLKIAITGGNGFLGAQLSALLKTQGHDVSVVTRSKRRDSDIRWDPAKGEIELPRLEGLDAVINLAGENLTSGRWSDERKKRIYNSRIDGTKLLVDAFLQLDEPPEVFLSGSASGYYGHHPEKEFDETSSAGEGFLAEVCQDWEAAALRAESARTRVCLLRTGIVIDPRGGALQKMLPAFRFGLGGPLGNGEQWFPWVSIEDWIGGVAWLLFAQKAKGPVNLVSPQALQQKEFAKELGSALSRPAVFPAPKVALRLALGEMADEALLASAKVQPKALERLDYDFATPRLSDLLSRIL; this comes from the coding sequence ATGAGATTTGAGAAACGGAGTGAAATGCCTGCCAGCTCTCAAGAGTTATTCGACTGGCATGCCCGGCCGGGGGCCTTTGAGCGACTGACTCCGCCGTGGCAAGGAGCAGAAATCATCAGTGAGGATCCTGGCTTCAGTGAGGGGAAAGAGGTCAAACTGAAGGTTTCGACCCCTATTGGGAAACGACCTTGGCTGGCTCGTCACACATCGTGCATCGCAGGAGAGGAGTTCACTGACGAGCAGATCGCAGGTCCATTCAAGTCCTGGAAGCATCGACATCAATTTCGATACATCGATGACCAGAAGAGCGAGTTGATCGACTCGATAGATTTTGAAATGCCGGTAGGCTCGCTCGGGGAGACGATTGCCAGACGCCAGTTGGAGAAGATGTTCGATTATCGGCATTGGGTTACCGCACGGGACTTGAGGCTGAAAGCGAGTCTGCCCAACTTTAAGCCGCTCAAGATCGCCATAACTGGAGGCAACGGCTTTTTGGGCGCTCAACTGTCCGCACTGCTCAAAACGCAAGGGCACGACGTTTCCGTGGTGACTCGAAGCAAAAGGCGGGACAGCGATATCCGCTGGGATCCTGCGAAAGGTGAGATCGAGTTGCCGCGTCTGGAGGGCTTGGATGCGGTGATCAATCTCGCGGGTGAGAACTTAACGTCCGGGCGTTGGAGCGATGAGCGAAAGAAGCGGATTTACAACAGTCGTATCGATGGGACCAAGCTTCTGGTGGATGCCTTTCTGCAGCTGGATGAGCCGCCCGAGGTTTTTCTGAGTGGCTCAGCCTCAGGTTACTACGGACATCATCCGGAGAAGGAATTTGATGAAACGTCTTCTGCGGGGGAGGGATTTTTGGCGGAAGTTTGCCAGGATTGGGAGGCTGCCGCACTGCGTGCTGAGTCCGCTCGCACGAGAGTTTGCCTGTTGCGCACCGGGATCGTTATCGATCCAAGGGGCGGAGCATTGCAGAAGATGCTGCCCGCTTTCCGCTTTGGTTTGGGAGGTCCGTTGGGAAATGGCGAACAGTGGTTCCCTTGGGTTTCAATTGAGGATTGGATTGGAGGAGTCGCTTGGCTGCTTTTCGCCCAGAAGGCGAAGGGGCCAGTCAATCTGGTTTCTCCGCAAGCTCTCCAACAGAAGGAATTCGCCAAGGAGCTTGGTTCTGCGTTGAGCCGGCCCGCCGTTTTTCCAGCTCCCAAGGTGGCTCTTCGACTGGCTCTAGGTGAGATGGCTGACGAGGCTTTGCTCGCTAGCGCTAAGGTTCAGCCTAAGGCTTTGGAACGCTTGGACTACGATTTCGCGACTCCGCGACTCTCGGATTTGCTTTCCCGCATTCTCTAA
- a CDS encoding cryptochrome/photolyase family protein has product MPEQNTVIVWFRQDLRLSDNPALHEAVESGGAILPLYILDDEGEGDWPLGGASRWWLHHSLVSLDSDLRKIGSKLTLLRGGSSETLAKLCEAVGAKSVFWNRRYEPEIIARDTKIKKSLADKGLEVRSFNGSLLQSPLKVEKKSGGPFKVFTPFWNHLKTLKMREPLPAPGKLSAPKDWPDSDELDSWELLPKLDWAGGFSDYWTPGENAATDSLDEFLNDRVKSYDENRDNPAIVGVSRMSPHLHFGEISPIQIWHKVDRRTGDAYARQIAWREFAFHLLYHFPETSEKALRPEFDRFPWKENQDWLKAWQQGRTGYPIVDAGMRELWSTGWMHNRVRMIAASFLVKHLLQPWHSGAEWFWDTLVDADLPNNSMGWQWVAGSGADASPYFRIFNPITQGERFDAKGEYTRKWVPELARLPDKYLFKPWEAPANVLEYAGVDLGGNYPQPIVSHAEGRAAALEAYAKLKDG; this is encoded by the coding sequence ATGCCTGAGCAAAACACTGTGATCGTCTGGTTCCGACAGGATCTCCGACTGTCTGACAACCCAGCTTTGCATGAAGCGGTAGAATCGGGAGGAGCGATCCTGCCGCTCTACATCTTGGATGATGAAGGGGAGGGGGATTGGCCTTTGGGAGGAGCTAGCCGCTGGTGGCTGCATCACTCGCTTGTTTCCTTGGACAGTGACCTCCGCAAAATTGGTTCGAAATTGACGCTGCTTAGAGGCGGTTCGAGCGAGACTTTGGCCAAATTGTGCGAGGCCGTCGGTGCCAAGTCAGTATTCTGGAATCGTCGCTACGAGCCGGAAATCATTGCCAGAGATACGAAAATCAAAAAGTCGCTCGCCGATAAGGGGCTCGAGGTGCGGAGCTTTAACGGCTCGCTGCTACAGTCGCCGCTGAAAGTGGAAAAGAAGAGCGGTGGTCCCTTCAAGGTATTCACTCCCTTTTGGAATCATCTCAAAACCCTGAAGATGAGAGAACCGCTGCCGGCACCTGGCAAACTGTCCGCTCCAAAAGACTGGCCGGATTCGGATGAACTCGATTCTTGGGAGCTTCTGCCGAAGCTCGATTGGGCGGGTGGGTTTTCGGACTATTGGACTCCAGGGGAAAATGCCGCCACTGATTCTCTCGACGAGTTTTTGAATGATCGCGTGAAGTCCTATGACGAAAATCGCGACAATCCCGCCATCGTGGGAGTGTCTAGAATGTCTCCGCACCTGCATTTTGGAGAGATTTCTCCGATCCAGATCTGGCATAAAGTCGATCGACGAACCGGCGATGCCTACGCTCGGCAAATTGCCTGGAGAGAGTTTGCGTTTCACCTGCTTTACCATTTCCCCGAAACGAGCGAGAAGGCGCTGCGTCCGGAGTTTGACCGATTTCCTTGGAAGGAAAACCAGGATTGGTTGAAAGCCTGGCAACAGGGCCGGACCGGCTACCCGATCGTAGATGCGGGGATGCGCGAGCTTTGGTCTACGGGCTGGATGCACAATCGGGTGCGTATGATCGCGGCTTCGTTTTTGGTGAAGCACCTCCTTCAGCCGTGGCATTCCGGAGCGGAATGGTTTTGGGATACCTTGGTCGACGCGGACCTGCCCAATAATTCGATGGGCTGGCAATGGGTTGCCGGCAGTGGGGCGGACGCGTCCCCGTATTTTCGTATTTTCAATCCAATCACCCAAGGCGAGCGCTTTGATGCCAAGGGCGAATATACGCGAAAATGGGTGCCGGAACTTGCGCGTTTGCCGGACAAGTATCTTTTCAAGCCATGGGAGGCTCCCGCCAACGTACTCGAGTATGCGGGTGTAGATTTAGGCGGTAATTATCCTCAACCGATCGTTTCCCATGCGGAGGGCCGAGCCGCGGCCCTCGAAGCCTACGCGAAACTAAAAGACGGATGA
- the cysK gene encoding cysteine synthase A: MAKSFSDITAAIGNTPLIKLNRLTEGLAADVYVKCEFFNPLSSVKDRIGKAMIEAAEKEGKLGEGSIIIEPTSGNTGIALAFIAAARGYRLILTMPETMSMERRVLLKMLGAELVLTPGPKGMPGAIARATELVEEYGEKAFMPQQFENPANPEVHRQTTAEEIWEATEGKIDAFVAGVGTGGTITGVSEVIKSRKAITTVAVEPAASPVISGGQPGPHKIQGIGAGFIPKNCNKDIIDDVIKVENDDAFQTAQDMALKEGISCGISSGANVWAALQLAKRPEMAGKMIVTVACSAGERYISTPLGEKARNEAAAATA, from the coding sequence ATGGCAAAGTCATTCTCTGATATCACAGCCGCCATCGGCAACACACCCCTGATCAAACTCAATCGTTTGACTGAAGGCCTAGCGGCAGACGTTTACGTTAAGTGCGAGTTCTTCAACCCGCTTTCCAGCGTTAAAGATCGTATCGGCAAGGCGATGATCGAAGCGGCGGAAAAAGAAGGAAAGCTCGGCGAAGGATCGATCATCATCGAGCCTACCTCCGGAAACACTGGCATCGCCCTGGCTTTTATCGCCGCAGCCCGCGGCTACCGCCTCATCCTTACCATGCCGGAAACCATGTCCATGGAACGCCGCGTCTTGCTCAAGATGCTCGGAGCGGAGCTTGTTTTGACTCCTGGCCCGAAGGGCATGCCCGGCGCAATCGCTCGCGCCACCGAATTGGTTGAGGAGTACGGCGAAAAGGCATTCATGCCCCAGCAGTTCGAAAACCCTGCGAATCCCGAAGTACACCGCCAAACCACTGCGGAAGAAATTTGGGAAGCAACTGAAGGCAAGATCGACGCTTTCGTGGCAGGCGTTGGAACCGGCGGAACTATCACCGGCGTGTCTGAGGTGATCAAGAGCCGCAAGGCGATCACTACCGTAGCGGTTGAGCCTGCTGCTAGCCCTGTCATTTCCGGAGGTCAGCCTGGTCCGCACAAGATCCAAGGTATCGGAGCCGGCTTCATCCCGAAGAATTGCAACAAGGACATCATCGACGACGTAATCAAAGTCGAAAACGACGATGCGTTCCAGACTGCTCAGGACATGGCCCTGAAGGAAGGTATCAGCTGTGGTATCTCATCGGGAGCAAACGTTTGGGCCGCTCTTCAGTTGGCGAAGCGTCCCGAGATGGCCGGCAAGATGATCGTCACCGTCGCCTGCAGTGCGGGTGAACGCTACATCTCCACGCCGCTCGGCGAAAAGGCCCGCAACGAAGCGGCCGCGGCGACTGCCTAA
- a CDS encoding DUF5069 domain-containing protein codes for MEHYNYQDTFKKLYDKSVELYRSGNTDKNSWFDSDELAFIAANGWRVQDFFDYGEDQVHGGVPSYEIAQSIEQARRDYFLHVQKSVSSTNVIEASSLPPKPEAVEGIEWLPRIIQKAIGKLKGELCEEIMYCCGGDRNFLTTHDIHPAEFLRLVWANMDNHQAIVDFVKARSPLVNA; via the coding sequence ATGGAACACTATAATTACCAAGACACATTCAAGAAGCTCTACGACAAGTCGGTCGAGCTCTACCGCTCCGGAAATACGGACAAGAACAGCTGGTTCGATTCCGACGAACTCGCCTTCATCGCGGCTAACGGATGGCGGGTGCAAGACTTCTTCGACTACGGGGAAGATCAAGTCCACGGCGGTGTGCCTTCCTACGAGATCGCCCAGTCGATCGAGCAAGCGAGACGGGACTACTTCCTACATGTACAGAAGAGCGTGTCTTCCACCAATGTGATTGAAGCTTCCTCGCTTCCCCCAAAACCAGAAGCAGTTGAAGGCATCGAATGGCTTCCACGCATTATCCAGAAAGCGATCGGCAAGCTTAAGGGAGAATTGTGCGAAGAGATCATGTATTGCTGCGGTGGCGACCGGAATTTCCTCACAACCCATGACATCCATCCTGCGGAATTCCTCCGTTTGGTATGGGCGAACATGGACAACCATCAAGCCATCGTAGACTTCGTGAAAGCGCGAAGCCCGTTGGTAAACGCCTAA
- the glgA gene encoding glycogen synthase GlgA: protein MKIVHAASEMFPYVKTGGLADVCGSLFKSLASVGHDVSFFLPGYRKIIESKEFESAKLKVVLQVELGEQFLRGEVWAISLGKRQTLYIIRRDEFYDRANLYGTRERDYDDNDRRFIYFSKAVVQAMRLLEIKADILHCHDWQTGLLPLFLRMTEQETGRSLALKTFFSIHNLAFQGLFPRSSFKLTNLSPEFNAIDGLEFYEQISMIKGGIFFSDKVMTVSPNYAREILTSEFGCGLEGALKVREDDLVGIANGIDMDVWNPKKDPYLLNHYSVNDLSGKELCQENLLKKVGLKKGEGPVYGMVARLTEQKGVDLLLKRMNFFVKNDCRLVVLGKGDPTYEKALRRWAKSHPEHIAICVLLDEEMSHLIEAGSDFFIMPSIFEPCGLNQMYSQRYGTLPLVSGVGGLKDTVIDVVSDPENGTGVVFEPNDLAFKQGLEDSLELFADKKAFDHTVLRAMRRDFSWKRVTSEYEALYQDSVYSD, encoded by the coding sequence ATGAAAATCGTTCATGCAGCAAGCGAGATGTTCCCTTATGTTAAAACTGGAGGTTTGGCAGATGTCTGCGGATCCCTCTTCAAGTCGCTTGCTAGCGTAGGGCATGATGTTTCGTTTTTTCTTCCTGGATACCGAAAGATCATCGAGTCCAAGGAGTTCGAAAGCGCAAAGCTAAAGGTGGTGCTGCAGGTTGAGTTAGGCGAGCAATTTCTCCGTGGGGAGGTTTGGGCTATCTCTTTGGGCAAGCGCCAGACGCTTTACATTATTCGCCGCGACGAGTTCTACGATAGGGCCAATCTCTACGGAACTCGCGAACGCGACTATGATGACAACGATCGCCGCTTCATCTATTTCAGCAAGGCAGTCGTGCAAGCGATGCGTTTGCTAGAGATCAAAGCGGACATCCTGCACTGCCACGATTGGCAGACCGGTTTGTTGCCGCTGTTCCTCCGTATGACCGAGCAAGAGACGGGACGTTCCCTCGCGCTAAAAACTTTTTTCTCCATCCACAATCTCGCCTTCCAAGGCTTGTTCCCTCGTTCGTCTTTCAAGCTCACCAATCTTTCTCCGGAATTCAATGCCATCGATGGGCTCGAATTCTACGAGCAGATCAGCATGATCAAGGGCGGGATCTTCTTCTCGGACAAGGTCATGACCGTTAGCCCCAACTACGCTAGGGAGATTCTAACATCGGAATTTGGCTGTGGTCTAGAGGGCGCTTTAAAGGTGAGGGAAGACGATTTGGTAGGTATCGCCAATGGTATCGATATGGACGTCTGGAATCCGAAAAAGGATCCGTATCTGCTAAATCACTACAGCGTAAACGATCTGTCCGGCAAAGAGCTTTGTCAGGAAAATCTGCTCAAGAAGGTCGGACTTAAGAAAGGGGAAGGCCCCGTTTATGGCATGGTCGCACGCCTAACGGAGCAGAAAGGAGTCGATCTCCTGCTGAAGCGTATGAATTTCTTCGTGAAGAACGATTGTCGCCTGGTGGTATTGGGCAAGGGCGATCCGACCTACGAGAAGGCGCTTCGACGCTGGGCCAAGTCGCATCCTGAACATATTGCGATCTGCGTTCTCTTGGACGAAGAGATGTCCCACTTGATCGAAGCCGGCTCGGACTTCTTCATCATGCCTTCCATTTTTGAGCCCTGTGGACTCAATCAGATGTACAGTCAGCGTTACGGAACGCTACCGCTTGTTTCTGGTGTAGGCGGTCTCAAGGACACCGTTATCGATGTGGTCTCGGATCCGGAAAATGGCACGGGTGTAGTGTTTGAGCCGAACGATCTGGCCTTCAAGCAGGGCTTGGAAGATTCGCTGGAACTCTTCGCCGACAAGAAAGCCTTTGATCACACGGTTTTGCGAGCAATGCGACGCGACTTCTCGTGGAAGCGTGTCACTTCCGAATACGAAGCCTTGTATCAGGATTCCGTTTACAGCGACTAG
- a CDS encoding ribonuclease R family protein: MKLRERIIALLQEADYAPLDKSGISAELGLGKKERRNLDYEIRLLLANADIVRIKGDRFAIPKDVDLVSGTIKFRQKGSAILIPDPKKGESHPEPINILAEDTGVAMHDDKVVVRISDLPPVKPAWKSRGKAKPSHQPDGPYGRVIRIQKRARDTVVGTLCKTRFFHYVAPDDPRIVHDIYVPPPEESKLDPIPVVGSKVVAKLHEWEQRHVNPEGELIANLGKTHEPQAELMAVLHKYNLETEFPPEVMKEAAAVPPKVTEKQLIGRRDLREAFTFTIDPDDAKDFDDAISVEYPDSKHTKVGIHIADVAAYVRGGTKLDKEAFERGNSTYLVGIVIPMLPRSLSNGVCSLVEDEDRLTKSVFVTFDKKGDIVDVDYANTVIRSNKRLTYKQAYALLKNDDLQVARDLKLPPAHQTGSTGRALNTLSTGELGKLQKCIRELWSFASKLRAARFKHGSLNLDMEETKIFVDENGYADRLEKIHNDESHQLIEEYMLLANECVAREMKRNRLPCIYRVHEDPDEERLNDLREYMGTWGIETGDLNNRKDLMKLLDTLSSHPQSRLLRTQVLRSLKKACYKSTPDGHYGLCKNDYLHFTSPIRRYSDLVTHRVFNHFLVKVRGEPALNETSLRYNASKAANVAEHLSHTEVNSVEAERESIKVKLLEFFERELDKEQKTAFDAIITEVRNHGMFIELTESNAFGMVHISALRDDLYRLNASGTALVGRRKSNAYSLGQTIQVEVHKVDRFKRQVDFKLCDKQKASNPKPSIMPVSPDESVSPSRKPSASPYKTAKRKTDRGLKNRKRASKKVKSKKASRGRRQKR, from the coding sequence ATGAAACTTAGGGAACGAATCATCGCCCTCTTGCAAGAAGCGGACTACGCTCCGCTAGACAAATCTGGAATCTCCGCCGAGCTCGGACTCGGCAAAAAAGAACGACGCAATCTCGACTACGAGATCCGACTTCTCCTCGCCAACGCTGACATTGTCCGCATCAAAGGCGACCGCTTCGCCATCCCCAAGGATGTCGACCTCGTGAGCGGAACGATCAAATTTCGCCAGAAAGGGTCCGCCATCCTAATCCCCGATCCGAAAAAAGGGGAATCCCATCCAGAGCCGATCAATATTCTCGCCGAGGACACCGGAGTAGCCATGCACGACGACAAAGTCGTGGTGCGCATATCCGATCTACCACCGGTGAAGCCCGCTTGGAAAAGCCGAGGAAAAGCAAAACCCAGCCACCAGCCGGATGGACCCTACGGTCGAGTCATCCGCATCCAAAAGCGGGCCCGTGACACTGTCGTCGGGACGCTCTGCAAAACACGTTTCTTCCACTACGTGGCCCCGGATGATCCTCGTATCGTACACGACATTTACGTGCCGCCACCTGAAGAATCGAAGCTCGACCCCATCCCCGTGGTCGGCAGCAAAGTCGTGGCCAAGCTACACGAATGGGAGCAACGCCACGTCAATCCAGAAGGCGAGCTCATCGCAAACCTCGGCAAAACCCACGAGCCACAAGCGGAGCTCATGGCCGTGCTGCACAAGTACAATCTTGAAACCGAATTCCCTCCCGAGGTCATGAAAGAGGCCGCCGCCGTGCCGCCTAAGGTTACGGAAAAGCAGCTGATCGGACGACGCGACTTGCGGGAAGCCTTCACCTTCACGATCGACCCAGATGACGCAAAGGACTTCGATGATGCGATCTCGGTTGAGTATCCGGATTCAAAACACACCAAAGTCGGTATCCACATTGCCGACGTGGCCGCCTACGTACGAGGCGGAACGAAATTGGACAAGGAAGCCTTTGAGCGTGGAAATTCCACCTATCTCGTCGGGATCGTGATCCCGATGCTTCCACGCTCCCTTTCCAATGGCGTTTGCAGTCTGGTCGAAGACGAAGATCGCCTGACGAAGTCAGTCTTCGTAACCTTCGACAAAAAGGGCGACATCGTCGATGTCGACTACGCCAACACCGTAATCCGCAGCAACAAGCGACTCACCTACAAGCAAGCCTACGCATTGCTGAAAAACGACGACCTGCAAGTCGCCCGAGACTTAAAGCTGCCACCCGCTCACCAGACTGGTTCTACCGGGCGAGCCCTAAATACGCTATCAACTGGCGAATTGGGCAAACTCCAAAAATGTATCCGAGAACTTTGGAGCTTCGCTTCGAAATTGCGAGCCGCCCGCTTTAAGCACGGCAGCCTGAACCTCGACATGGAGGAAACCAAAATCTTCGTTGACGAAAATGGATACGCAGACCGATTGGAAAAAATCCATAACGACGAAAGTCACCAGCTGATCGAAGAATACATGCTGCTGGCCAACGAGTGCGTAGCCCGTGAGATGAAGCGTAACCGCCTTCCCTGCATCTACCGTGTACACGAGGACCCGGACGAAGAGCGACTCAACGACCTCCGTGAATACATGGGAACTTGGGGAATCGAGACTGGCGACCTGAACAATCGCAAGGACCTCATGAAGCTACTAGATACGCTATCTAGTCACCCGCAAAGCCGGCTGTTGCGAACCCAAGTACTTCGCTCGCTCAAAAAAGCCTGTTACAAATCTACACCAGACGGGCACTACGGACTTTGCAAAAACGATTACCTCCATTTCACGTCTCCAATTCGTAGATACAGTGACCTCGTAACCCACCGGGTTTTCAATCACTTCTTGGTGAAGGTCAGAGGCGAGCCCGCCCTCAACGAAACCAGCCTGCGATACAATGCCTCCAAAGCGGCCAATGTTGCCGAGCACCTGAGCCACACCGAAGTGAATTCGGTCGAAGCCGAGCGCGAATCGATAAAGGTTAAACTTCTGGAGTTCTTTGAACGGGAACTCGACAAAGAGCAGAAGACCGCTTTCGACGCGATCATAACGGAAGTCCGAAACCATGGCATGTTTATCGAACTCACCGAATCGAATGCATTCGGCATGGTTCACATCTCCGCCCTACGTGACGACCTGTACCGTCTGAACGCCAGCGGAACCGCTTTGGTCGGACGCCGCAAAAGCAACGCCTACTCCCTCGGGCAAACGATCCAGGTGGAAGTTCATAAGGTGGACCGTTTTAAACGCCAGGTGGACTTCAAGCTCTGCGACAAGCAAAAGGCGAGTAACCCGAAACCGAGCATCATGCCAGTTAGCCCGGACGAATCGGTTTCGCCCAGTCGAAAGCCATCCGCATCCCCCTACAAGACCGCCAAACGCAAAACCGATCGAGGTTTAAAGAACCGAAAACGCGCCTCAAAGAAGGTGAAGTCTAAAAAAGCGAGTCGAGGACGCAGGCAGAAGCGATAA
- the accD gene encoding acetyl-CoA carboxylase, carboxyltransferase subunit beta encodes MALFQKPKYSTVIVKKKDIPQGMWKKCPASGEIIYNKELEQNQNVVAKSGYHFPITARKRIGHLLDEGSFSELDKDLVAGDPLKFVDSQSYPERIARSQKKTGESDSIVSGKGTIHGIPVSIAVFDFQFAGGSLGSVAGEKITRAIELAIEEKIPCIVISASGGARMQEGILSLMQMAKTSAALGRLSEAGLPFISVLTDPTAGGVTASFATLGDVIIAEPGARICFAGARVIKETTNEELPEGFQSAEFLFQRGLIDQIVPRTEMRDRLRDILAALYTKKEPVTS; translated from the coding sequence ATGGCGCTTTTCCAAAAACCGAAGTACTCGACCGTAATCGTTAAGAAGAAGGACATCCCACAGGGTATGTGGAAGAAATGTCCTGCATCGGGCGAGATCATCTACAATAAGGAATTGGAGCAAAACCAAAACGTGGTAGCGAAGAGTGGCTATCATTTCCCGATTACCGCCCGCAAGCGGATTGGGCACCTTTTGGATGAGGGAAGCTTTTCCGAGCTCGATAAGGATTTAGTGGCGGGGGACCCGCTCAAGTTCGTTGATTCGCAGAGTTATCCGGAACGAATTGCGCGGAGTCAGAAAAAGACGGGAGAGAGCGATTCGATCGTCAGTGGCAAGGGGACGATTCATGGTATTCCGGTATCAATCGCGGTTTTCGATTTCCAGTTCGCGGGCGGTTCTTTGGGATCGGTTGCCGGTGAAAAGATTACCCGTGCGATTGAGTTGGCCATCGAGGAGAAGATTCCTTGTATAGTAATCTCCGCCTCGGGTGGAGCTCGCATGCAGGAAGGCATTCTAAGCCTGATGCAAATGGCTAAGACGAGCGCGGCGCTCGGTCGACTTTCGGAGGCCGGTCTTCCGTTTATCTCAGTGCTCACAGACCCAACTGCTGGTGGGGTAACTGCTAGTTTCGCGACTTTGGGGGATGTGATAATTGCTGAGCCCGGAGCTCGTATTTGTTTCGCTGGAGCTCGCGTGATCAAGGAAACGACCAATGAAGAGCTTCCCGAAGGTTTCCAATCTGCAGAGTTTCTTTTCCAGCGCGGTTTGATCGACCAGATCGTACCCCGCACTGAAATGCGTGACCGCTTACGGGACATTTTGGCGGCTCTCTATACCAAGAAGGAACCAGTCACCTCGTAG